Proteins encoded together in one Mercenaria mercenaria strain notata chromosome 18, MADL_Memer_1, whole genome shotgun sequence window:
- the LOC123538403 gene encoding uncharacterized protein LOC123538403 isoform X2 codes for MNRFIPGTLASDVNFQVFLLDGVHRWNQDRQKEITTLENKAPLSYDGILQHSVNQLANVVLGKEIFPDFTIPGTYTGELIGSEYFYSQSTGTTVRYKEAEQSMEEEEDVEEDSTVEEDDSYDEPAIDDLTVPTLATTNIQRQSEPGRMCVRIPTEEDRQFQQELNQHLE; via the exons ATGAACCGCTTCATACCAG GGACATTGGCGAGTGATGTCAACTTCCAAGTCTTCCTTTTGGATGGAGTCCACCGGTGGAACCAGGATCGACAGAAGGAGATAACCACACTGGAAAACAAGGCACCACTGTCGTATGATGGCATTCTACAACACTCAGTCAATCAGTTGGCAAATGTGGTGCTTGGCAAAGAGATTTTTCCAGACTTCACAATACCTGGAACATACACGG GTGAACTTATCGGTTCAGAGTATTTTTACTCTCAGTCAACAGGCACAACTGTCAGGTATAAGGAGGCGGAACAGTCCATGGAAGAAGAGGAGGATGTGGAGGAGGATAGTACTGTCGAGGAAGATGACAGCTACGACGAGCCTGCTATTGACGACTTGACTGTTCCAACACTTGCCACTACCAATATACAAAGACAGTCTGAGCCGGGAAGAATGTGCGTCCGTATTCCAACAGAGGAGGACCGGCAGTTCCAGCAGGAACTTAACCAACATTTAG